In Phoenix dactylifera cultivar Barhee BC4 unplaced genomic scaffold, palm_55x_up_171113_PBpolish2nd_filt_p 000167F, whole genome shotgun sequence, a single window of DNA contains:
- the LOC103713927 gene encoding metal transporter Nramp5-like, which translates to MEVGGEGREITRDGAQGRGSGRVAAAAAAVTEEMPAATATTLVGGGDNGDAKEQGPGWKKFLAHVGPGFLVCVAYLDPGNLETDLQAGANHRYELLWVILIGLVFALIIQSLAANLGVTTGKHLAELCKAEYPKYVNLCLWLLAEMLAIATDIPEVIGTAFALNILLNIPVWTGVLITGLSTLVLLGLQRYGVRKLEFLISMLLLVMAACYFGEMGYVKPPASEVLKGLFVPRLNGSGATGDLIALLGALISPHNLFLHSALVLSRKTPPSTKGINNACRYFLLESTFAMLVALLINIAVVSVSGYVCSAENLSQENSDRCSNLTLNSASFLLEDVLGKSSSVIYAIALLASGQSSTITGTYAGQYIIQGFLDIKTRPWLGNVMIRCISITPSLIVSIIGGSSGAGRLIIIASMILSFQLPFSLIPLLKFSSSRTKMGPHKNSIFIIIISWILGCGIIGINIYFLSTQFVEWLIHSSLPKVANVFIGIIVFPLMAIYILAIIYLTFRKDTVVTFVDTPDSQQIEMEKGMHCAEGNSGNRAVPYREDLADIPLPN; encoded by the exons ATGGAGGTGGGTGGTGAGGGGAGAGAGATCACAAGAGATGGTGCACAAGGAAGAGGGAGCGGTAgagttgctgctgctgctgctgcagtaACAGAAGAGATGCCCGCAGCCACGGCAACAACACTGGTTGGTGGTGGTGACAACGGTGATGCCAAGGAGCAG GGCCCTGGATGGAAGAAGTTTCTGGCACATGTTGGACCCGGATTTCTTGTGTGCGTTGCTTATCTTGATCCTGGGAATT TGGAAACCGACTTGCAAGCCGGAGCTAATCACAGATACGAG CTCCTCTGGGTCATCTTGATTGGACTGGTTTTCGCGCTTATTATACAGTCCTTAGCAGCAAATCTTGGAGTAACAACAG GGAAGCACCTCGCCGAGCTGTGTAAAGCCGAGTATCCGAAGTACGTCAACCTCTGCTTGTGGTTGCTTGCAGAGATGTTAGCCATTGCAACTGACATCCCTGAAG TGATCGGAACAGCCTTTGCACTCAATATATTGTTAAACATCCCTGTATGGACGGGAGTCCTTATCACAGGATTGAGCACTCTTGTACTTCTCGGACTACAGAGATATGGG GTTCGGAAACTTGAGTTTCTGATATCTATGTTGCTGCTCGTCATGGCGGCCTGCTACTTTGGAGAAATGGGCTATGTGAAACCCCCTGCATCTGAGGTGTTAAAGGGATTATTTGTGCCCAGGCTTAACGGCAGTGGAGCCACTGGAGATCTCATTGCTCTCTTGGGTGCCCTTATCAGCCC GCATAATTTATTTTTGCACTCAGCTCTTGTGCTCTCAAGGAAGACACCACCATCCACTAAAGGAATCAAT AACGCCTGTCGTTACTTCCTGTTGGAGAGCACGTTCGCAATGCTCGTTGCCTTGCTTATCAACATCGCCGTCGTGTCTGTCTCTGGCTACGTGTGTTCTGCTGAAAACCTATCACAAGAGAACTCGGACAGATGCAGCAATCTCACCCTCAACTCAGCATCTTTTTTGCTCGAG GATGTCTTGGGAAAATCAAGCTCTGTAATATATGCGATCGCATTGCTAGCTTCTGGACAAAGCTCTACCATTACTGGTACCTATGCGGGCCAATACATCATACAG GGATTCTTGGACATCAAGACGAGGCCATGGTTGGGGAACGTCATGATACGGTGCATCTCCATCACTCCCAGTCTTATTGTCTCTATCATTGGTGGCTCTTCTGGAGCTGGACGGCTCATCATCATAGCATCG ATGATTCTCTCTTTTCAGCTGCCATTTTCTCTAATCCCTCTTCTCAAATTCAGCAGCAGCCGTACGAAGATGGGACCTCACAAGAACTCAATCTTT ATCATCATCATCTCATGGATCCTCGGTTGTGGTATAATTGGAATCAACATCTACTTTCTAAGCACCCAATTTGTTGAATGGCTCATCCACAGTAGCCTGCCAAAGGTTGCCAATGTTTTCATTGGCATCATCGTCTTCCCTCTCATGGCCATATACATCCTCGCAATTATCTACTTAACTTTTAGGAAGGATACAGTTGTGACATTTGTTGATACACCTGATTCGCAACAGATTGAGATGGAGAAAGGAATGCATTGCGCCGAGGGCAACAGTGGGAATCGAGCTGTACCATATAGAGAGGACCTTGCTGATATCCCTCTTCCTAATTAA